TAAAAATCTTGTCTATTCTTATTTAAATGATAAAATAAATTTTAATTGCCAATTATCCTGTGCCATTTAATTCCGGTAATAATGAAAATATGCAAATTCCTGATAATTCTAACTCTTCCTTTGCGAAAACCGTGAATGATTATACAGATCTTATAAAAACTGTAGCACGTATTGAATATTCAAGATTGTCTTTGTCTGCACATATTATAGATTGCTCTGAATTAATAAATATAGGCGCAACCGCCGTATATATTATTTTGTCTTCTCAGCCTGCAGTTAAACATACGGATGCTTATTTGTCTACGGCAATTAAATGGGCAATAAGAAACGAATTTAGAAAACGTTATAAATGGTATTCTTGCAAATATTTATCAAAAGATTTTGATGACGAAGATGAAGAAAATGAAGAAGTAAACGAAAATAATATCAGAGAAACAATATACGAAACAATTTTTTCTATAGAAGAACTTGCAGAAGCGAGTAATCCTGTTCAAATAGAAGACTCTGAGCTTACTCCCGACCAGAGAATAGAATTTTTGGAAATGAGCAAAGCTATTAAAGAAGCAATGAAAGCCCTACCTCCAAGAGAAAAACTGGTACTTGAAATGAGGTTTTATAAAAATAAAAAGGTTAAAGATATTGCAATAGAATTAAATGTAACATCATCAAGAATTACAAGAATTATTCAAACGGGACTTGACCGAATAAAACTTAAACTTAAAAATGATGAACTTATATAAAATTTATTAATGAAAAGATTGAAGAAATAAACTATGCAGTCTATAAAATTTTTTAGAAAAAAAACAAAAAGTTTCTTAAAATCCATAGATACAATCACAACAAAACTTTTAATGCTGGTTCTCTTTGTAATCACAATACCTCTTATGGTTATAGGAAATTTTTCAACCGATATAATTAATCAAAACAATAAAGAGAATTCGGATAATCAGGTAGCATTAAATAAAATGATTTTTGAGCAACAATATCAGGATGAAAATAACAGGCTTAAGTTTTTAGCTCAAAACAGCATTGAAAGAATTATTAATGAAAAGTCTTCAAAAAAAGAAATATTAGAAGAACTGCAAAAAAATTATGATCTGAGTTTTTGTGTAATCCTATCAAAAAACAACAATTTTTTGGCAAAAGCAGGAGAAATAAACAAAAAAGATATTATATCTTCTGTTAATAAAGTTGTTGATATTGCTTTTACGGGAGAAACGGTTTTATCCTCAGAAAGTATAAATAATAATATTTATAAAATAGTTGCAACACCTATCTTTAGCGGAGTTAATAAGATCTCGTCCGTTTTAATGCTGGGACAATCTGTTAATAAAATTTCTATTCTTCAGGATATGAGAAGTTTTACCGATGCAACAGTTGCTTTTTACAAATTAAAAGACGATAAGGCTTTAATTCTTAATTCAAACAACATTGTTTTTAAACCTTCTTCGGAATTATTACAGGGAGATTATTTTAACGGTATTCATCTTCAAAATCCGCTTGAAATCAATACAATTATTCCTATATTAAATTATTTCAATGAAGAAATCGGTAATATTTATCTCGGAATTCCGTCAAGCGAACTTATAACTTCAGGTAACAGAAACATAAAATCAATAGGGATTATTGCCGTAATAAGCCTTTTGGTGGCGATGTCAATTGCCGGCTGGTTTGCGAGGACAATTACAAATCCCATACTTACACTTGTTGATGCAGCAGAATCAATTGCTCTTGGAGATCTTGAACATGAAGTTATAATCAAAGGTAATGATGAAATGGCTCAGCTCTCTAAAACCTTTAATCAGATGTCTTCAAATCTTAAAAAACAGGAACACTTGAGAGATAATTTTGTTGCGACTCTCACTCATGACCTAAAAGTCCCGATGCTTGCCGAAAATCAAACCGTTACATATATGTTAAAAGGAGCTTACGGCGAAATTACACAGGAGCAGAAAGAAGTCCTCGAACTTATAAAAAGCACCAATAATTCTTCTCTTGAAATGATAGGAACTTTGCTTGAAGTTTACAGGTATGACAGCGGAAATGTAAAATTGTTTGAGTCAGAATTTGATATGATAGAGCTTTTGAAAGATTCAATAAATCAAATAAAATCTCTGGCTGATGATAAAAAAATTCAAATAAATATAAACAGCCGTCAGGAAACAATTTTAATAAAAGCGGATAAACGCGAAATTAAAAGAGTACTTCACAATCTAATAAGTAATGCCATTAATAATGGTATTAACAGGGGTTTTATTAACTGTAATATCGATTTTATAAAAGAAAAAACCGTATTCGCACCCAAAATAGAAACAGAATCATATACTACACTTACAAGAACACTAACTTTGTCTAACAGCATTATTTTAAGCATAGAAGATAATGGAATAGGTATTGCCCGAGAGGATATGCCTTTATTATTTCAGAGGTTTTCTTTGAGCAAAGGCAGAAAACCGGCAGGAGCAGGCTTGGGCTTATACTATTCTTATCAGGTAATTATTCAGCATAACGGGAATATATGGGCAGAAAGCTCTGAAAAAGGAGGAAGTGTTTTTAAACTCACTTTGCCAATTCAAACAGCTTAACAACAAGAATGGTCATTTTTAGGGATTTAATCCGAAAATATCTCTAATAAATTAAGGAATAAAAAATGAATGAAAAAAAACGTATAAAAGTTTTGATAGTTGATGACTCAAAACTCACTATAGTCGGGTTAAAAACAACTCTTAGGCAATTTGATGATATTGAAATTGTCGGAGAAGCAAACGATGGTCAAATTGCGATTGAAGTAACCCAAAAACTTAATCCTGATGTGATTTTAATGGATATAGGAATGCCATTAATGGATGGTATTAGAGCAACAAAAGAAATAAAAAAAATAAATCCGGGTACAAAAATAATTATGTTCACCTCTCATGAATCTGAACAAGATGTTCTGGAGGCATTTTCAGCAGGTGCAAATTCATATTGCATGAAAGATGCTGCTCCTGAAACTCTTATAACAGTTATAAAAAGTACCCATGAAGGATCTTCATGGCTTGATCGCGGAATTGCAAAAATAGTCCTTGCCAAACTTGCAGATAAAGCCGGTAAATTCTTAAAAAATGACACTATTTCAAATTTAACGGAAAGAGAACTTGAAGTTCTCAATCTCATTGCAAAAGGATGCAGCAATCAGGAAATATCCGACAATCTTTTTATAAGCTTAAACACTGTAAAAACTCATATTAAAAATATCTTCCAGAAACTTGAAGTTGAAGACCGCACGCAAGCTGCAATGAAAGCTGTTAAAAGAGAATTGATTTAAGAATAAAAATCAAAAATGGCAGCAACCAAAGTATTGTGTTTTTTGATTAATTTCTGATTTTCAGAAGTATGTTTCGAAATATTAAAAATGTAAAGACAATAATTAAATTCTTAATAATCAGATATATCAATAAAAAAAGCCTTTTTCTGATTTTCGGAATAATGTTTTTTATTTTCGGATACTTAATTTTTTAAAAAAACATGTGTATTATGAAGAAGTGGACAGTTAAGAATAACTTATGAGTGTTGGAGATGATATTTAATTTATTAAAAAAAACTTCAAAAATTCATGCCGGTATTGAAATTACACCGGAAGGTTTTACTCTTGTGTCTCTTTCTCTGGAAAAAAATAATTATGTTTTAGAAAAATTTTTCTGTAAAAAATTCAATGAAGAAATTCTTAAAAACGGAATAATTATCAAGCCCGAGATTTTTGCAGAAAGTCTGAAAAAAATACTTGAGGAAAACCATTTTGATATAAAAACAGTTAATGTCTGTATTTCAAGCAGTAATATGTTCATAAAAACTATCACTCTTCCCAATTTGCCGATGGAAGAATTAAAAATAATCGCACCGCAAGAAGCTTCAAAGCATATTCCTCTTACAATTAACGAAATAAATGTTGATTTTCAAATTATTGAACAGACCTTAAAAGAAAATAAAATTGATGTGATTCTTTGCTCACTTTCAAAAACAATTGCAAAAAATATTGTTGATTGTCTTGCAAAAGCCGATCTTGAAGTAGCAGCAATAGATGTTTCTTCTTTTGCAATGATAAGAACGCTTGCAAACGCAGAAATGATAAACAACCCTGATTTAACTTATATATCAGTATTAATAGGCTATGAAAGTACTGATATAAACATTATAAAAAACGGTATGCCTGTTTTTTCACACAATACAATGATAGGCAAAAAAAATATAATTGAAGCTCTGACAAAAAGCTTTGAAATAAATAAGGAAGAAATCGAAAAAAGGCTCCCTGCTTTTGGTTTAATTCTTCCAGGAATGGAAACAAGCGATAATCTTGAGTTAAATAAATCTTCAAATGCAACAAGGGCGATTTACAGCAATATTGCCTCTGAAATCCAGAAAGCAGTTGAATTTTATGCTCCCGCCTCGCAAGAAGGGCTGCCAAAAAACAAAATAGAGAAAATAATCCTTGGAGGAAGCGGAGTTTGTATTAAAAATATTGATAAATACATAACAAACAAATTAAAAATTCAAACAGAATTGTGTGATTCTCTTAATAATATTTCTCATAATCTTGAAATTTCAGAAAATTTAATTTCTTCGACAAATATTCCTGCCCTTTGTCCAAGTATCGGTTTAGCGCTTTATCCTTCTTAGTTTTTTTATTCGAAATAACAAAAAAATTAGCAACTCGAGTCACTTACCTTAAATAAAAGGAATTTGAACGTTGAAAACCATCAAAATAAATCTGATAGGCGACTCAGGAAAAACTTCAAAACAAAATATTAAAGAATCAAAAAAAAGAAATTCTTTTGATACAAGAAACCAGCTTCTTGCCTATATTATGATTATTAGCGTACTTGTAGTATTTGCAGCCAGTATGGGAGGGTGGCTTCTTGTTAAACAAATGACATCAGCCCTTGATAGAAAGCTTATAAAACTAAATGAAAATTTAAACACATTACAAGAACAGGAAACCCTGCTTTCAGCTTTCAGAAAAAATTTAAAAAAAGAAAAAGAAATAACGGAATTTAAAATTGTTATCAAGAAACAGTTAAACAACTCATTTTTCCCCTGGAGTGCTGTTCTAAGAGAAATAGCCGATAAGATTCCAAAAGATATAATTGTTCTCAAAATTGAAAAAGAAGGAACATTAAGACAGTCAAGACAACAGGATGCTCCTCTTAAATTGGAGATCTCCGGCATAATTCCCGCTAATAAAAAACTACAGCCCCTAACTGCAATTTCATTATTTATATTTAACCTGAATGAAAGCCAAAACTCATTGCTGTCAAACGCTAAAATTTCAAAACTTGAGTTTAATGACAAAACAAGAACTTATGAATTTCAGATAAAAACTTCTATAAATAATAGCGCTGCCATTACGAAAAAATGAAAAGGCAAAAGTCATGAAAAATTCAAAAAAAACCATACTTATAACCTTAATACCTGCGGCGTTGACTCTGTATTTTATAACACAGATATTATTTCCTGCGATCGGAAATTATAACGATCTGAGAAATAAATTTATTGAAACAAAAAATCTTTGCAAAGAAACTCAGGCAAGCATTGAACAGCTAAATAACAACAAAAAACTGCTTAAAGAAACGGAAGAACTTAATAATCAGGTCGCAGACTTTGATGTACAAGTGCCTTCTGAATTTGAAGATGAATTTTTTCTTGTAGATTTAGGCAAATTTTCTATTAATACATCAACAATAATAATATCTCTTGATTCTAAACAGGAAAAAGAGTTTGAAATAACAAATCCCAATGAGAATAAAGATAAAATTTCTAAAAAAAGAAGCGGAAAAAGAAGACAAAAAAAAGAAGAACGACCTGTCTATCCTTTAACAATTTATGAAAAACCTTTTGAAATAAAAACTCTGGGCAACTATAACAGGATAATAAATTTTGTAAGCTGTCTTGAAAATTATCAAAGAAAATTTATTATAAACG
This is a stretch of genomic DNA from bacterium. It encodes these proteins:
- a CDS encoding sigma-70 family RNA polymerase sigma factor; translation: MQIPDNSNSSFAKTVNDYTDLIKTVARIEYSRLSLSAHIIDCSELINIGATAVYIILSSQPAVKHTDAYLSTAIKWAIRNEFRKRYKWYSCKYLSKDFDDEDEENEEVNENNIRETIYETIFSIEELAEASNPVQIEDSELTPDQRIEFLEMSKAIKEAMKALPPREKLVLEMRFYKNKKVKDIAIELNVTSSRITRIIQTGLDRIKLKLKNDELI
- a CDS encoding HAMP domain-containing sensor histidine kinase, with translation MQSIKFFRKKTKSFLKSIDTITTKLLMLVLFVITIPLMVIGNFSTDIINQNNKENSDNQVALNKMIFEQQYQDENNRLKFLAQNSIERIINEKSSKKEILEELQKNYDLSFCVILSKNNNFLAKAGEINKKDIISSVNKVVDIAFTGETVLSSESINNNIYKIVATPIFSGVNKISSVLMLGQSVNKISILQDMRSFTDATVAFYKLKDDKALILNSNNIVFKPSSELLQGDYFNGIHLQNPLEINTIIPILNYFNEEIGNIYLGIPSSELITSGNRNIKSIGIIAVISLLVAMSIAGWFARTITNPILTLVDAAESIALGDLEHEVIIKGNDEMAQLSKTFNQMSSNLKKQEHLRDNFVATLTHDLKVPMLAENQTVTYMLKGAYGEITQEQKEVLELIKSTNNSSLEMIGTLLEVYRYDSGNVKLFESEFDMIELLKDSINQIKSLADDKKIQININSRQETILIKADKREIKRVLHNLISNAINNGINRGFINCNIDFIKEKTVFAPKIETESYTTLTRTLTLSNSIILSIEDNGIGIAREDMPLLFQRFSLSKGRKPAGAGLGLYYSYQVIIQHNGNIWAESSEKGGSVFKLTLPIQTA
- a CDS encoding response regulator transcription factor, whose translation is MNEKKRIKVLIVDDSKLTIVGLKTTLRQFDDIEIVGEANDGQIAIEVTQKLNPDVILMDIGMPLMDGIRATKEIKKINPGTKIIMFTSHESEQDVLEAFSAGANSYCMKDAAPETLITVIKSTHEGSSWLDRGIAKIVLAKLADKAGKFLKNDTISNLTERELEVLNLIAKGCSNQEISDNLFISLNTVKTHIKNIFQKLEVEDRTQAAMKAVKRELI
- the pilM gene encoding type IV pilus assembly protein PilM, which translates into the protein MIFNLLKKTSKIHAGIEITPEGFTLVSLSLEKNNYVLEKFFCKKFNEEILKNGIIIKPEIFAESLKKILEENHFDIKTVNVCISSSNMFIKTITLPNLPMEELKIIAPQEASKHIPLTINEINVDFQIIEQTLKENKIDVILCSLSKTIAKNIVDCLAKADLEVAAIDVSSFAMIRTLANAEMINNPDLTYISVLIGYESTDINIIKNGMPVFSHNTMIGKKNIIEALTKSFEINKEEIEKRLPAFGLILPGMETSDNLELNKSSNATRAIYSNIASEIQKAVEFYAPASQEGLPKNKIEKIILGGSGVCIKNIDKYITNKLKIQTELCDSLNNISHNLEISENLISSTNIPALCPSIGLALYPS